The Vicia villosa cultivar HV-30 ecotype Madison, WI linkage group LG1, Vvil1.0, whole genome shotgun sequence genome includes a region encoding these proteins:
- the LOC131644564 gene encoding probable LRR receptor-like serine/threonine-protein kinase At1g67720, whose translation MEPFFLSSLSLFFLLFFTFSSAQMPGFVSLDCGGDKNFTDEIGLKWTPDDKIAYGEISAISVANETRKQYTTLRNFPADSRKYCYTLDVVSRTRYLLRATFLYGNFDNNNVYPKFDISIGATQWSTIVISDANTIEVREIIFLASSPTVSVCLSNATTGQPFISTLELRQFNGSVYFSFYEEHFYLSVSARINFGAETDEPIRYPDDPFDRIWESDSVKKANYLVDVADGTEKISTNVSIDVKRDEMPPVKVMQTAVVGTNGSLTYRLNLDGFPAIGRAYSYLAEIEDFPRNESRKFRLVLPGQADISKAVVNIEENALGKYRVYEPGFNNISLPFVMSFKLGKTADSSRGPLLNAMEINKYLEKNDGSPDGEAISSVISQYSSKDWANEGGDPCLPVPWSWILCSSDQQPRIVSILLSGKNLTGDIPLDIAKLTGLVELWLDGNMLTGPVPDFTGCVDLKIIHLENNHLAGVLPASLGNLPNLRELYVQNNMLSGTVPSELLSRNLVLNYSGNNDLHKGSRKKDQLYVIIGSAAGAAILLLATIISCLFMHKGKKKYYDQDHLISLANQKNPESKSDGHAEVAHCFSFSEIKKYTNNFEKKIGSGGFGVVYYGKQTNGKEIAVKVLTSNTYQGKKEFSNEVSLLSRIHHRNLVQLLGYCREEGNSMLIYEFMHNGTLKEHLYGPLTHGRSINWIQRLEIAEDSAKGIEYLHTGCVPAVIHRDLKSSNILLDRHMRAKVSDFGLSKLNVDGVSHVSSIVRGTVGYLDPEYYISQQLTDKSDIYSFGVILLELISGQEAISNDSFGANCRNIVQWAKLHIESGDIQGIIDPALRNGYDLQSMWKIAEKSLMCVQPHGHMRPSISEVVKEIQDAIAIEREVESVSDEMTRNSVHSSINMGSMDLAATENYLAIDDSIARPTAR comes from the exons ATGGAACCTTTCTTCCTTTCCTCTCTCTCACTCTTCTTCCTACTTTTCTTCACTTTTTCTTCTGCTCAGATGCCAG GTTTTGTGAGTTTGGACTGTGGAGGTGATAAGAATTTCACTGATGAAATTGGTCTTAAATGGACTCCTGATGATAAGATTGCTTATGGTGAAATAAGCGCGATTTCGGTTGCGAATGAGACACGGAAGCAATACACGACGCTTCGAAACTTTCCTGCTGATTCCAGAAAATACTGCTACACACTTGATGTTGTTAGCAGGACAAGGTATCTACTGAGGGCAACATTCTTGTATGGAAATTTTGATAACAACAATGTTTATCCGAAATTTGATATTTCGATTGGGGCTACTCAATGGTCTACTATTGTTATATCGGATGCGAATACGATAGAAGTAAGGGAAATTATATTTTTGGCTTCTAGTCCTACTGTTAGTGTATGTCTGTCGAATGCAACAACGGGGCAACCGTTCATATCTACGCTTGAACTGAGACAGTTTAATGGTTCGGTTTATTTTTCGTTCTACGAGGAACATTTCTACCTCAGCGTCTCTGCGAGGATAAATTTCGGTGCAGAGACGGACGAGCCAATCAG GTATCCTGATGACCCGTTTGATAGAATTTGGGAGTCGGATTCTGTCAAGAAAGCGAATTACCTCGTCGATGTTGCTGATGGAACTGAGAAAATTTCGACCAATGTATCCATTGATGTCAAGAGAGATGAAATGCCACCGGTGAAAGTAATGCAGACAGCGGTAGTAGGTACGAATGGATCTCTAACGTACCGATTAAACTTGGATGGTTTTCCTGCTATTGGACGAGCGTACAGCTATCTTGCAGAGATAGAAGATTTTCCTAGAAACGAATCGAGAAAATTCAGGCTAGTACTTCCAGGCCAGGCTGATATTAGTAAAGCCGTGGTAAATATTGAAGAGAACGCTCTAGGAAAATATCGCGTTTATGAGCCTGGGTTTAACAATATATCGCTACCTTTTGTAATGTCGTTTAAGTTAGGCAAAACAGCTGATTCTTCTCGAGGTCCTCTTCTAAATGCCATGGAGATTAATAAGTATCTCGAGAAAAATGACGGTTCTCCTGATG GAGAAGCTATATCTAGTGTGATTTCTCAATACTCTTCAAAAGATTGGGCAAACGAAGGGGGTGATCCGTGTTTACCTGTCCCGTGGTCGTGGATCCTATGTAGCTCGGATCAACAGCCGAGAATAGTTTCAATTTTGTTGTCTGGGAAAAATTTGACGGGCGATATTCCTTTGGACATCGCTAAATTGACTGGTCTGGTTGAACT ATGGCTTGATGGCAATATGCTGACAGGCCCGGTACCAGATTTCACCGGATGCGTGGACTTAAAGATCAT TCATCTTGAGAACAACCACTTGGCAGGTGTGCTTCCGGCATCTTTGGGGAACCTTCCGAATTTGAGGGAACT GTATGTTCAGAATAATATGTTATCTGGAACCGTACCGTCTGAACTTTTGAGCAGAAATTTGGTTTTAAA CTACTCTGGAAACAACGATCTTCATAAGGGAAGCCGAAAAAAGGACCAACTGTATGTGATTATTGGTTCAGCAGCTGGCGCCGCCATTTTACTTTTAGCTACTATCATATCTTGCTTGTTTATGcacaaaggaaagaaaaaatattATGATCAAG ACCACCTTATTTCACTCGCTAATCAAAAAAACCCGGAATCTAAGAGTGATGGTCATGCAGAAGTTGCTCACTGCTTCAGCTTTTCTGAAATTAAAAAGTATACGAACAATTTCGAGAAAAAAATTGGTTCAGGAGGTTTTGGAGTTGTTTACTATGGGAAACAGACAAATGGAAAAGAGATAGCAGTTAAGGTTTTAACTAGTAATACCTATCAAGGCAAAAAAGAGTTCTCTAATGAG GTGAGTCTTTTGTCGAGAATTCATCACAGAAATTTGGTGCAGCTTCTCGGTTATTGCCGAGAAGAAGGAAACAGTATGCTTATTTACGAGTTCATGCATAACGGAACTCTCAAGGAACATCTTTATGGCCCGTTAACACACGGACGGAGTATCAACTGGATTCAGCGACTTGAAATCGCCGAAGATTCTGCGAAAG GTATTGAGTATCTTCACACAGGATGTGTCCCTGCAGTTATCCACAGAGACCTAAAAAGCAGCAACATTCTTCTAGACAGACACATGAGAGCTAAGGTTTCGGATTTTGGTCTTTCCAAACTCAATGTTGATGGAGTCTCTCATGTGTCTAGCATAGTTCGTGGTACAGTAGGATATCTAGATCCCGA GTACTATATTTCTCAGCAGTTGACTGACAAGAGTGATATTTATAGTTTTGGCGTAATTCTTCTTGAACTCATATCAGGTCAAGAAGCAATATCTAATGACAGTTTCGGTGCTAATTGCAGAAACATAGTCCAATGG GCAAAGTTGCATATTGAGAGTGGTGATATACAAGGTATAATTGATCCAGCCTTACGCAACGGCTATGATCTACAATCGATGTGGAAAATAGCGGAGAAATCATTGATGTGCGTTCAACCTCATGGACACATGCGGCCATCGATATCAGAAGTTGTGAAGGAAATTCAAGACGCGATTGCGATTGAAAGAGAGGTGGAGAGTGTTTCGGATGAGATGACGAGAAATTCAGTTCACTCTTCGATTAATATGGGTTCTATGGATCTCGCTGCTACGGAGAATTACCTCGCGATTGATGATTCCATTGCACGCCCTACTGCACGATAG
- the LOC131644565 gene encoding disease resistance protein Roq1-like translates to MANERLSSSSFFTYDVFFSFNPSDTTNGFTANLSQAFQRRGIKSFMETRDEITPDIFNLIVKSKSAVILLSENYASSSRCLEELAYILNNFDHATRSVCPIFYDVKYYEVRGFSGAYGEALARHEKNLKDNKGKLLKWKNALFEVTNLPRFHFQHGVGYDETAFIMKIVKEVSRKHYYAPLPNEDHLVGLEDPLEEVCSLMDLESDSVLKIGIFGMSGVGKTTLAGAVYNRIAHQFEGHCFLYVKGNAEIVHLQNKLLFDIVGEDIQIESAHRGASLIKEWLQQKKVLLILDDVDRLEQLEALVGGQDWFGSGSRVIITTRNRHLLAYQGVEITYNVKKLNDKYAYDLFILKAFGKRKVEPIYAELSYQIVAYAEGLPLTLKMLGSFLHGRSVDEWRTALARLNSTPDKKNDIQKVLRISFDNLGDDEKSVFLDIACCFKGYELTEVNKILCAHYGYNVKYHVDVLIGKSLITISSLDGKVKVHELIENMAKEIVRRESPDPGKHSRLWSHDDILDILKTNKGTDKIQIIHLDPPLIGDEVIKWDAEAFKKMENLKTLIIRKCHFSNAPKHFPSSLRVLQWWNYPSQELPCDFDPKQLVICMVPGLSVTPPQPFELFETCKRAARVMLQVSVRVLQAEATWRLVGLVSSVVGLLCYALSPSFNRLIGGWNSFKGVLYAVFSLVIITTILFGKESSLSTQYVQYKAYMKFAVLMIISLYSFFYDNAVSGKPEIRSVVSNAAFALMSLSLSKLVKFGFEIGMFSYFLGCLVIQLWTIDRKLILVAIIFGCPLFVMQSSLDFEPEVSNGSQVINSNSQTMLLLTNRGQDIHLDIDSSSDATPEVNSGGEHVINVP, encoded by the exons ATGGCTAATGAAagattatcttcttcttcttttttcaccTACGATGTATTCTTCAGCTTCAATCCCTCAGATACTACCAATGGTTTCACTGCAAATCTCTCCCAAGCTTTCCAAAGAAGGGGAATTAAGAGTTTTATGGAAACCAGAGACGAAATCACACCGGAcattttcaatttaattgtaAAATCCAAATCTGCGGTTATCCTACTCTCTGAGAACTATGCTTCATCTTCACGTTGTTTGGAAGAACTTGCATATATCCTTAATAACTTTGACCATGCTACAAGGTCTGTTTGTCCGATTTTCTATGATGTGAAGTACTATGAAGTGAGAGGGTTTAGCGGAGCTTATGGTGAAGCGTTGGCGAGACACGAGAAGAATTTGAAAGATAACAAGGGGAAATTGCTGAAATGGAAGAACGCGCTATTTGAAGTAACTAATTTGCCTCGCTTTCATTTCCAACACGG GGTTGGATATGATGAAACTGCTTTTATTATGAAGATTGTCAAAGAGGTCTCTAGAAAGCATTATTATGCTCCTTTGCCCAATGAAGATCACCTAGTCGGATTAGAGGATCCTTTGGAAGAAGTGTGCTCCCTTATGGATTTGGAATCTGATAGTGTGCTCAAGATAGGGATATTTGGAATGAGTGGTGTTGGTAAAACAACACTGGCTGGAGCAGTTTATAATAGAATTGCACACCAATTCGAAGGTCATTGTTTTCTTTATGTCAAAGGAAATGCTGAGATCGTGCACCTCCAAAATAAGCTTCTTTTCGATATAGTTGGAGAAGATATTCAGATAGAAAGTGCCCATAGAGGTGCTTCATTAATAAAGGAATGGCTCCAACAGAAGAAAGTTCTTTTGATACTTGATGATGTGGATAGACTAGAGCAACTGGAGGCCTTGGTTGGAGGACAGGATTGGTTTGGTTCTGGAAGCAGAGTTATCATTACAACTAGGAACAGACATTTGCTAGCATATCAGGGTGTTGAAATAACATACAATGTAAAGAAGTTAAATGACAAATATGCATATGACTTGTTTATTCTCAAAGCTTTTGGAAAGAGAAAAGTCGAGCCAATATACGCAGAACTTTCGTACCAAATAGTAGCTTATGCTGAAGGGCTTCCATTGACCTTGAAAATGTTAGGTTCCTTTTTGCATGGTAGAAGTGTAGATGAATGGAGAACTGCATTAGCGAGGCTAAACAGTACTCcggataaaaaaaatgatatccAAAAAGTACTTAGAATAAGTTTTGATAATTTAGGGGATGATGAGAAAAGTGTTTTTCTTGACATTGCTTGTTGTTTCAAGGGATATGAATTGACAGAGGTCAACAAGATACTATGTGCTCATTATGGCTACAACGTGAAATATCATGTTGATGTGTTAATTGGTAAATCTCTCATAACTATTAGTAGTTTGGATGGTAAGGTGAAAGTGCATGAGTTGATAGAGAACATGGCTAAAGAAATTGTCCGTCGTGAATCACCAGATCCCGGGAAACATAGTAGGCTATGGTCTcatgatgatatacttgacattttaaaaacaaataag GGTACTGATAAAATCCAAATCATACATTTGGATCCTCCCTTAATTGGAGATGAAGTAATAAAATGGGATGCCGAGGCATTCAAGAAGATGGAAAATCTCAAAACACTTATCATTAGAAAATGTCACTTTTCCAATGCTCCCAAACATTTTCCATCTAGTTTAAGAGTATTGCAATGGTGGAATTATCCTTCACAAGAGTTACCATGCGATTTTGATCCAAAACAACTTGTCATATGCATGGTACCAGGCCTGAGTGTCACACCACCCCAGCCGTTTGAGTTATTCGAG ACTTGTAAGAGGGCTGCCCGAGTTATGTTGCAGGTTTCTGTGAGGGTTTTGCAAGCTGAGGCGACTTGGAGACTAGTTGGCCTTGTGTCAAGTGTAGTTGGCCTGTTATGTTATGCTTTGAGCCCTTCTTTCAACCGATTAATTGGTGGCTGGAACTCTTTCAAGGGTGTTCTTTACGCCGTGTTTTCTTTGGTTATCATTACCACTATATTATTTGGAAAGGAGTCTTCTCTTTCTACACAGTATGTTCAGTACAAAGCCTACATGAAATTTGCAGTTTTAATGATCATCTCATTGTACTCATTCTTTTATGACAATGCTGTGAGCGGGAAACCTGAAATACGGAGTGTGGTTTCGAATGCTGCGTTTGCTTTGATGTCATTAAGCTTGTCAAAACTGGTTAAGTTTGGATTTGAGATTGGTATGTTCTCTTATTTCCTAGGCTGTCTTGTGATTCAATTATGGACCATCGATAGGAAGCTGATTTTGGTAGCCATAATCTTCGGTTGTCCACTCTTTGTTATGCAATCCTCTCTGGATTTTGAACCAGAAGTCAGTAATGGAAGTCAAGTTATTAATTCAAATTCACAAACAATGTTATTGCTAACTAATAGAGGTCAAGATATTCATTTAGATATTGACTCCTCTTCAGATGCCACACCAGAGGTTAATAGTGGTGGTGAACATGTCATCAACGTTCCTTAG